The Pedosphaera parvula Ellin514 genomic sequence GTCATTGCCGGACGCGCACCAAAAGGTCGCCTGGACCCGGAGTCGACGACGATCACTTCTCAGCCATATTGGGCAAAATGGAAAAGTTCAACCCTCATCCCCATAGCGGTTATGTCCTCAACTCAACCCGGGAACAACTTTAGCCTAAGCTTCAACGCCGCCGAACTGAAGAGCGTGAATTACACCGGCCGCGACGAGTTGCGCATTCATCAGGTAGAATACAATCTCGTTCGCAACGGCGGCTCGCTCATCAGCCTTTATTTCTTATAAACCACCAACACAAAAGGAAATCATCATGGAAATCACCTCACTCGGTCTATTGACCATTAAAGCTGAATCGACCTACGGCACCGACGCGGTGCCGACTCTGGCAGCGAATCTCATTCCTCCCATTGGCGATTCCGTCTCGTGGAACGTGCAATCGACACCCGTCGATCGCAAACTCATGGACGGCACCCTGGACAATCTCGTCGGCTTTAACACGATGCCGAACGTGAACCTCAAGTTCCGTTATGAACTCCGGGGTAATCGCACCGATGGCACCACGGCGGACATTTCGTCTGGCAACAGTGCGCATGCCATCGAAATCGATTCGTTGTTGCAAGCCGCAAATTTGAATCCCACCTACACCGCGGAAAGCACCACCGGTTCGCGCAATGGTTACGTTGTCTATCAACCAAAAGTTTACAGCGGCGTCGGTCCCAGCGTGACCTGCTATTGGTACACCGCCCTGAAGTTGCACAAACTCGTCGGCGGCAAGGTCAACGTGGAAAAAATCACCTGGGAGGCCGGCAAGATTGTAACGCTGGATATCTCCATCACGGGCAAGTACGTCGCTCCGATTGACAACAACTTCCCCACCAGCGGCACCACCTTCCTGGCGACCAAACCACCCTTGTTCGACACCGCATCCGTTTCGATTGGCTCCTACAACGGCGCTGTCCTGAGCCAGCTCACCGTCGATCTCGGCAACAAGGTCAAATTGCGCAAGAGCGCCATCGATGCCGACAGCATCGCCGGCTTCGTCATCAGCGGCATGGACCCGAAAGGGACCTTGGACCCGGAAAGCGTGGCTGAGGCAACGAATCCCTTCTGGGCCGATTGGCGCAATTCCAATGTGAAGACCATCACCGTCACCACCGGCGGCACGACTGCCGCCACTTCCGGCAACCAGTTCACTGGGACATTCGTATCGGAATACAAAGGCCTTCCATACGGAGCCCGTGACGATGTGCGCATTCTCCAAGTGGCCTTCAACATCGTCAAAGCGGATTTGACTGGAGCCGCCGGCAGCCAGTTCCAATTAAAATTCTCCTAACCACAACCAGGGCGGGGAAGTGACTAACCTGCCTCTCTCAACTCGCAACTCTCAACCACAATGAAATCCCAACTCTCAACCACCGACTCTCAACTCGTCACCATTGCCGACCACGACGCCGGCTTCAAGGAACTCGAAGTACTTTACCGCAACGGCAAACGCGAAAACATCAAACTCACCGCGCCGACCTATCGCCACGCACAGCAGATCGCGTTCAAATTGTCACAGACCAAAAATCCCCTGGTCATCACCGAAGCCTGCCTGCCCGCGGAATTCCAAAAGGATGTGGAACGGTTTCTCGGCCGCCTGACTCCCGAGTTCGGTGCCCTGGTCGAAGCCACCTCTTTCGCGTTGACCTTTGGCAGTGAGTTTCAAAAAAAAATGCTGCAGGTGGGCGAACGGCTGATGCAGGCGATGGCCTCGACGGACTCCGTGCCGAACTCGCTCTCGTCGCTGCCGGATTCCAGTCCTGCGAAGTCAGACGATTCTCACTTCCCAAGTTGCGAATCTACTTCCAGCTCACCCGCGAGCGGCAAATCCAACTCGACCTCCGACGCGTCATCATCGCCAGTTGCAGCGGCATGACCGGCGACGGCATCAAACAGATATATCACCAAATGGAAAATGAGTTGCGGGATCTTTCCACCGACAACTCCCAACCTTCAACCGGCGAAACCTGGGAACCACCCAGCCTGGAGCGGATCAAAAAGCGGATGGGCATGATGACATAAATAAGGACAAGGATGAACACCTATAATACACAAATAAATATTGCCATGCAGGTCGCGGGCGATGGCGCGAAGAAGGCAGGAGACGATCTTGCCGAATTGGAGAAGAAGACCAAGGCTAGCGAGGAAGCCTTCAAGAAAATGAAGGAGCAGGC encodes the following:
- a CDS encoding phage tail tube protein — protein: MEITSLGLLTIKAESTYGTDAVPTLAANLIPPIGDSVSWNVQSTPVDRKLMDGTLDNLVGFNTMPNVNLKFRYELRGNRTDGTTADISSGNSAHAIEIDSLLQAANLNPTYTAESTTGSRNGYVVYQPKVYSGVGPSVTCYWYTALKLHKLVGGKVNVEKITWEAGKIVTLDISITGKYVAPIDNNFPTSGTTFLATKPPLFDTASVSIGSYNGAVLSQLTVDLGNKVKLRKSAIDADSIAGFVISGMDPKGTLDPESVAEATNPFWADWRNSNVKTITVTTGGTTAATSGNQFTGTFVSEYKGLPYGARDDVRILQVAFNIVKADLTGAAGSQFQLKFS